The Lysobacter enzymogenes genome window below encodes:
- a CDS encoding sodium:solute symporter family transporter produces the protein MKLSLLDTAIVLAYLAGVFVLAQWVSREKGGHEKTAKDYFLASKALPWWAIGASLIAANISAEQIIGMSGSGYALGLAIASYEWMAAATLLVVGKFFLPVFLRNGIYTMPQFLEERYGNRIRTLMAVFWLGLYVFVNLTSIVWLGSIAVAQVTGMDQMLALTLLGLFALAYQLYGGLKAVALTDIVQVTLLVLGGLLVAGLTLSKIGDGAGIVAGFNKLLSAHPDHFHMILPKDSPHYDKLPGLGVLLGGLWIAHLSYWGFNQYIIQRALAAKDLNEAQKGIVFAAALKIVLPVIVVLPGIAAVMLSPGLERSDDAYPAMMALLPPGVLGLVFAALVAAIVASLASKINSVATIFTLDFYAKRRTDASERQLVRVGRIAAAVSILIAILTARPLLGGFDQGFQYIQEYTGFFTPGIVVIFLFGLFWKRANEAGALAAAGGSIALSLLFKYVIWTDMSFVNRIGVTFLLSALLMAAVSLATAPPAARDRIRHDGVSYATAPAWNIAALAVLAILIALYAAFW, from the coding sequence ATGAAACTGTCCCTGCTCGATACCGCCATCGTCCTGGCCTACCTGGCCGGCGTGTTCGTTCTCGCCCAGTGGGTCTCGCGCGAGAAGGGCGGGCACGAGAAAACCGCCAAGGACTACTTCCTCGCCAGCAAGGCGCTGCCGTGGTGGGCGATCGGCGCTTCGCTGATCGCCGCCAACATCTCCGCCGAGCAGATCATCGGCATGTCCGGCTCGGGCTATGCGCTCGGCCTGGCGATCGCGTCCTACGAATGGATGGCGGCGGCGACGCTGCTGGTGGTCGGCAAGTTCTTCCTGCCGGTGTTCCTGCGCAACGGCATCTACACCATGCCGCAGTTCTTGGAGGAGCGTTACGGCAACCGCATCCGCACGCTGATGGCGGTGTTCTGGCTCGGGCTGTACGTGTTCGTCAACCTGACCTCGATCGTGTGGCTGGGTTCGATCGCGGTGGCCCAGGTCACCGGCATGGACCAGATGCTGGCGCTGACCCTGCTCGGTTTGTTCGCGCTGGCGTATCAGCTGTACGGCGGGCTCAAGGCGGTGGCGCTGACCGACATCGTGCAGGTGACCTTGCTGGTGCTCGGCGGCTTGTTGGTGGCGGGGCTGACGCTGAGCAAGATCGGCGACGGCGCGGGCATCGTCGCCGGCTTCAACAAGCTGCTCAGCGCGCATCCCGACCACTTCCATATGATCCTGCCCAAGGACAGCCCGCATTACGACAAGCTGCCGGGGCTGGGCGTTCTGCTCGGCGGCCTGTGGATCGCCCATCTGAGTTACTGGGGCTTCAATCAGTACATCATCCAGCGCGCGCTCGCCGCCAAGGATCTGAACGAAGCGCAGAAGGGCATCGTATTCGCCGCGGCGCTGAAGATCGTGCTGCCGGTGATCGTGGTGTTGCCGGGCATCGCCGCGGTGATGCTTTCGCCGGGGCTGGAGCGCTCCGACGATGCCTATCCGGCGATGATGGCGCTGCTGCCGCCGGGCGTGCTCGGCTTGGTGTTCGCGGCATTGGTCGCGGCGATCGTGGCGTCGCTGGCCTCGAAGATCAATTCGGTGGCGACGATCTTCACTCTGGATTTCTATGCCAAGCGACGCACCGATGCCAGCGAGCGGCAACTGGTGCGGGTCGGCCGTATCGCCGCCGCGGTGTCGATCCTGATCGCCATCCTCACTGCGCGGCCGCTGCTGGGCGGGTTCGATCAGGGCTTCCAGTACATCCAGGAATACACCGGTTTCTTCACCCCGGGGATCGTGGTGATCTTCCTGTTCGGGCTGTTCTGGAAACGCGCCAACGAAGCTGGCGCGCTGGCGGCCGCAGGTGGCTCGATCGCGCTTTCGTTGTTGTTCAAGTACGTGATCTGGACCGACATGTCGTTCGTCAACCGCATCGGCGTGACGTTCCTGCTGTCGGCGTTGCTGATGGCGGCGGTGTCGCTGGCGACCGCGCCGCCGGCCGCGCGCGACCGCATCCGCCACGACGGCGTCAGCTACGCCACCGCGCCGGCCTGGAACATCGCCGCGCTCGCGGTGCTGGCGATCCTGATCGCGCTGTACGCCGCGTTCTGGTGA
- a CDS encoding P-II family nitrogen regulator produces MKLIIAIVRPFKLDEVREALTEVGVSGITVTEVKGFGRQKGHTELYRGAEYVVDFLPKLKIECAVPDSLLDAALEAIQNAARTGKVGDGKIIVLPVENTVRIRTGELDDDAL; encoded by the coding sequence ATGAAACTGATCATCGCCATCGTCCGCCCGTTCAAGCTCGACGAAGTGCGCGAAGCGCTGACCGAAGTCGGCGTATCGGGCATCACCGTCACCGAAGTCAAAGGCTTCGGACGGCAGAAGGGCCATACCGAGCTGTACCGCGGCGCCGAATACGTCGTCGATTTCCTGCCCAAACTCAAGATCGAATGCGCGGTGCCCGACAGCCTGCTCGACGCGGCGCTGGAGGCGATCCAGAACGCCGCGCGCACCGGCAAGGTCGGCGACGGAAAGATCATCGTCCTGCCGGTGGAGAACACGGTGCGCATCCGCACCGGCGAACTCGACGACGACGCCCTGTGA
- a CDS encoding 2OG-Fe(II) oxygenase — protein MNAAAHTLLPLRADAPSSAVRSIERPLPAALGACALIHGFLDPAECAALIAAAEARGFGGAGSDYPPSYRNNDRQVLDDPALARRLFERLRAYAPDELADADGGRWRLESLNERLRLCRYRPGQRFNIHQDGVHHRGPDLRSRLTFMIYLTDGAAFAGGDTLFYAHGPGRGGEAEAAPQARVRPRAGALILFDHALWHAGEAVTAGVKHILRSDLLYRRIGARGPADAPAPFAPGHDGYVWTLARLGDGRIASAGRDAQVRLWSGDGRETARLQGHAQSVLGLCELPHARLATVSRDRSLRIWNLADGACLRSAPAHDSAALCLTRLGDGRLASGAADGGIALWNGDGERLRAWTAHAGWVWSLCALGDSGLLSASEDGELAWWNASSAERVASLRCDAPLRSVDAEGARIAFAGVDGRIRLARASDGALREDRDWLGHDAAVRRVRWLGDGRLVSCGEDGRVRVWNADGALLQERRHDNFATDALLLDDGRLLSCGYDGVLRTD, from the coding sequence ATGAACGCCGCTGCCCACACGCTCCTGCCCCTGCGGGCGGACGCGCCGTCGTCCGCTGTCCGCAGCATCGAACGGCCGCTGCCGGCCGCGCTCGGCGCCTGCGCGCTGATCCACGGCTTCCTCGACCCGGCCGAATGCGCGGCGCTGATCGCCGCCGCCGAAGCGCGCGGCTTCGGCGGCGCCGGCAGCGACTACCCGCCTTCCTATCGCAACAACGACCGCCAGGTGCTCGACGATCCGGCGCTGGCGCGGCGCCTGTTCGAGCGTCTGCGCGCGTACGCGCCGGACGAGCTCGCCGACGCCGACGGCGGGCGTTGGCGGCTCGAATCGCTCAACGAACGATTGCGCTTGTGCCGCTATCGTCCGGGCCAGCGCTTCAATATCCACCAGGACGGCGTGCACCACCGCGGCCCGGACCTGCGCAGCCGCCTGACCTTCATGATCTACCTCACCGACGGCGCCGCGTTCGCCGGCGGCGACACCTTGTTCTACGCGCACGGCCCGGGCCGCGGCGGCGAGGCCGAGGCCGCGCCGCAGGCGCGGGTCAGGCCGCGCGCCGGCGCGCTGATCCTGTTCGACCACGCGCTGTGGCATGCCGGCGAAGCGGTCACCGCAGGGGTCAAGCACATCCTGCGCAGCGATCTGTTGTATCGCCGCATTGGCGCTCGCGGCCCGGCCGACGCGCCGGCGCCGTTCGCGCCCGGCCACGACGGCTACGTCTGGACGCTGGCGCGCCTGGGCGACGGCCGCATCGCCAGCGCTGGGCGCGATGCGCAGGTGCGGCTGTGGTCCGGCGACGGCCGCGAGACGGCGCGCCTGCAAGGACACGCGCAGTCGGTGCTGGGCCTGTGCGAACTGCCGCACGCACGGCTGGCGACGGTGTCGCGCGACCGCAGCCTGCGGATCTGGAACCTCGCCGATGGCGCTTGCCTGCGCAGCGCGCCCGCGCACGACAGCGCGGCGCTGTGTTTGACCCGGCTCGGCGACGGCCGCCTCGCCAGCGGCGCGGCCGATGGCGGCATCGCGCTGTGGAACGGCGACGGCGAGCGCCTGCGCGCCTGGACCGCGCACGCGGGCTGGGTGTGGTCGTTGTGCGCGCTAGGCGACAGCGGATTGCTCAGCGCCAGCGAAGACGGCGAGCTGGCGTGGTGGAACGCTTCAAGCGCGGAGCGTGTCGCCAGCCTGCGTTGCGATGCGCCGCTGCGCAGCGTGGACGCGGAAGGCGCGCGGATCGCGTTCGCCGGCGTCGACGGCCGTATCCGTTTGGCGCGTGCGAGCGACGGGGCGCTGCGCGAGGACCGCGATTGGCTCGGCCACGACGCGGCGGTTCGGCGGGTGCGCTGGCTCGGCGACGGGCGCTTGGTCAGCTGCGGCGAGGACGGGCGCGTCCGGGTGTGGAACGCGGACGGCGCGTTGCTGCAGGAGCGGCGGCACGACAACTTCGCCACCGATGCCTTGCTGCTGGACGACGGGCGGCTGCTCAGTTGCGGCTACGACGGCGTGTTGCGTACGGATTGA
- a CDS encoding ammonium transporter — MKYATIDEARARGRMSKTLLWTALPAAALLAFAPAHAQEAAAAAAAVKPVVDKGDVAWMLTSTLLVLLMTVPGLALFYGGLVRSKNVLSVLMQVLAVFSLIVLLWVSYGYSLAFAGGNAWIGTFDKLFLKGVNKESLAATFTAGVSLPEYVFVAFQSTFAGITGALIVGAFAERIKFAAVLLFAAIWFTFAYLPIAHMVWYGPDGFLFAKGAIDFAGGTVVHINAGVAGLVGAYFVGKRVGYGREALKPHNVTFTMIGASLLWVGWFGFNAGSNLEATAGAALAFLNTLLATAAAALAWSLVEKIVKGKSSMLGGASGVVAGLVAITPACGTVGPFGAIAIGAIAGAACVWGVHGLKRLLGADDALDVFGVHGLGGIIGALLTGVFSAPALGGFGLGAGNDSIAAQVGVQALSVAITVVWSGLVSVVAFAIVKAVVGLRVAEEAEREGLDITTHGESAYES, encoded by the coding sequence ATGAAGTACGCGACGATCGACGAGGCCCGCGCGCGCGGGCGGATGAGCAAGACGTTGTTGTGGACCGCGTTGCCCGCGGCGGCGCTGCTGGCGTTCGCCCCGGCCCACGCGCAAGAGGCCGCGGCCGCCGCGGCGGCGGTCAAACCCGTGGTCGACAAGGGCGATGTCGCCTGGATGCTGACCTCGACCCTGCTGGTGCTGCTGATGACCGTGCCCGGCCTGGCGCTGTTCTACGGCGGGCTGGTGCGCTCCAAGAACGTGCTGTCGGTGCTGATGCAGGTGCTGGCGGTGTTTTCGCTGATCGTGCTGTTGTGGGTCAGCTACGGCTACTCGCTCGCCTTCGCCGGCGGCAACGCCTGGATCGGCACGTTCGATAAACTGTTCCTCAAGGGCGTGAACAAGGAATCGCTGGCGGCGACGTTCACCGCCGGCGTGTCGCTGCCCGAGTACGTGTTCGTGGCGTTCCAGTCGACCTTCGCCGGCATCACCGGCGCGCTGATCGTCGGCGCGTTCGCCGAGCGGATCAAGTTCGCCGCGGTGCTGCTGTTCGCGGCGATCTGGTTCACCTTCGCGTATCTGCCGATCGCGCACATGGTCTGGTACGGGCCGGACGGCTTCCTGTTCGCCAAGGGCGCGATCGACTTCGCCGGCGGCACCGTGGTGCACATCAACGCCGGCGTCGCCGGTCTGGTCGGCGCCTACTTCGTCGGCAAGCGCGTGGGTTACGGACGCGAGGCGCTGAAGCCGCACAATGTCACCTTCACCATGATCGGCGCGTCGCTGCTGTGGGTCGGCTGGTTCGGCTTCAACGCCGGCTCCAACCTGGAAGCGACCGCGGGCGCGGCGCTGGCCTTCCTCAACACCTTGCTGGCCACTGCGGCGGCGGCGTTGGCGTGGAGCCTGGTCGAGAAGATCGTCAAGGGCAAGTCGTCGATGCTCGGCGGCGCGTCGGGCGTGGTCGCCGGTCTGGTCGCGATCACCCCGGCCTGCGGCACGGTCGGCCCGTTCGGCGCCATCGCCATCGGCGCGATCGCCGGCGCGGCCTGCGTGTGGGGGGTGCACGGGCTCAAGCGCCTGCTCGGCGCCGACGACGCGCTCGACGTGTTCGGCGTGCACGGCCTCGGCGGCATCATCGGCGCGCTGCTGACCGGCGTGTTCAGCGCACCGGCGCTGGGCGGCTTCGGCCTCGGCGCGGGCAACGACAGCATCGCCGCGCAGGTCGGCGTACAGGCGCTGAGCGTGGCGATCACCGTGGTGTGGTCGGGCCTGGTGTCGGTGGTCGCGTTCGCGATCGTCAAGGCGGTGGTCGGGCTGCGCGTGGCCGAAGAAGCCGAGCGCGAGGGCCTGGACATCACTACGCACGGCGAGTCGGCGTACGAGAGCTGA
- a CDS encoding S8 family peptidase codes for MSSPSMLRLRRHALAAAVLSLIAAPALAADRVDLTGLKADEPVDGFLVSYAEDAPKAAAFQRDLDIALASLGRKDLKIQHTRTISTGAELIEVSRPLDVVEAATLMKSIAADPRVRFVEPNARFQALLTPNDPLYPQQWGLNGTYGIRANTAWDNGYQGQGKIIAVVDTGITDHPDLLNNRTSPLGYDFISNATTANDGNGRDADPHDPGDWTTAGQCGVGQPARNSSWHGTHVSGIAAGVTNNSTGIAGTAFLSKILSARVLGRCGGTLADIADAITWASGGTVSGVPAVGANKATVINMSLGGGGACATTSAMQVAINGAVSRGVTVVVAAGNSNANASGFQPASCANVINVGATTSAGVRASFSNYGALVDVSAPGQTILSTLNAGTTSPGAFNYVNYNGTSMAAPFVAGVVALMQSKPGTDLTPAQVETTIKNTASPFASTQNPTIGTGIVNADAATDATP; via the coding sequence ATGTCTTCGCCTTCCATGCTTCGCCTCCGCCGGCACGCGCTGGCGGCCGCCGTTCTCAGCCTCATCGCCGCGCCGGCCCTGGCGGCCGACCGCGTCGATCTCACCGGCCTGAAGGCCGACGAGCCGGTCGACGGCTTCCTCGTCAGCTACGCCGAGGACGCGCCCAAGGCCGCCGCGTTCCAGCGCGATCTCGACATCGCCCTGGCTTCGCTCGGCCGCAAGGACCTGAAGATCCAGCACACCCGCACCATCTCCACCGGCGCCGAACTGATCGAAGTCAGCCGTCCGCTCGACGTGGTCGAAGCGGCGACGCTGATGAAAAGCATCGCCGCCGATCCGCGCGTGCGCTTCGTCGAACCCAACGCGCGCTTCCAGGCGCTGCTGACCCCGAACGATCCGCTGTATCCGCAGCAATGGGGCCTCAACGGCACCTACGGCATCCGCGCCAACACCGCGTGGGACAACGGCTATCAGGGCCAGGGCAAGATCATCGCGGTGGTCGACACCGGCATCACCGATCATCCGGACCTGCTGAACAACCGCACCTCGCCGCTGGGCTACGACTTCATCAGCAACGCCACCACCGCCAACGACGGCAACGGCCGCGACGCCGATCCGCACGACCCGGGCGACTGGACCACCGCCGGCCAGTGCGGCGTCGGCCAGCCGGCGCGCAATTCGAGCTGGCACGGCACCCACGTCAGCGGCATCGCCGCCGGCGTGACCAACAATTCCACCGGCATCGCCGGCACCGCGTTCCTGTCCAAGATCCTCAGCGCGCGCGTGCTCGGCCGTTGCGGCGGCACCCTGGCCGACATCGCCGATGCGATCACCTGGGCCTCCGGCGGCACCGTCTCGGGCGTGCCCGCGGTCGGCGCCAACAAGGCCACCGTCATCAACATGAGCCTCGGCGGCGGCGGCGCGTGCGCGACCACCTCGGCGATGCAGGTGGCGATCAACGGCGCGGTTTCGCGCGGGGTGACCGTGGTGGTCGCCGCCGGCAATAGCAACGCCAACGCGTCCGGGTTCCAGCCGGCCAGCTGCGCCAACGTCATCAACGTCGGCGCCACCACCTCGGCCGGCGTGCGCGCCAGCTTCTCCAACTACGGCGCCTTGGTCGACGTGTCCGCGCCGGGCCAGACCATCCTGTCGACGCTCAACGCCGGCACCACCTCGCCGGGCGCGTTCAACTACGTCAACTACAACGGCACCTCGATGGCGGCGCCGTTCGTGGCCGGCGTGGTCGCGCTGATGCAGTCCAAGCCGGGCACGGACCTGACCCCGGCGCAGGTGGAGACGACGATCAAGAACACCGCTTCGCCGTTCGCCTCGACCCAGAACCCGACCATCGGCACCGGCATCGTCAACGCCGACGCGGCCACCGACGCCACGCCGTAA
- a CDS encoding TorF family putative porin, producing the protein MSSHTSDNTTDAVATTASRVTTTLAHAPRQGQTARRAMLALALACAASPAFAGTSGSVALTTDYLFRGVSQTNQKPALQAGIEYAHDGGFYAGAWGSNVSWLSDTVVVGDDISNSLELDGYLGYRGKAGEIFSYDVGVLTYYYPGSYPSGFNSPNTTEIYVGGTLAASETVSLGLKYSHAVTDLFGYADSDGSGYLDANLNWTFQPGWTLNLHGGKQWIENNEAFEYTDWKLGVTKSFDNGFSVAAAYSDTDAEKALYTNAHNNFLADSAFTLTVSKAF; encoded by the coding sequence ATGTCGTCTCACACCAGCGATAACACCACCGATGCCGTCGCCACCACGGCGTCCCGCGTCACGACGACGCTCGCACACGCTCCGCGCCAGGGACAAACCGCACGACGCGCGATGCTCGCGTTGGCGCTCGCCTGCGCGGCGTCGCCGGCGTTCGCCGGCACGTCCGGCTCGGTCGCGCTGACCACGGACTATCTGTTCCGCGGCGTGTCCCAGACCAACCAGAAGCCGGCGTTGCAGGCCGGGATCGAGTACGCCCACGACGGCGGCTTCTACGCCGGCGCGTGGGGCAGCAACGTCAGCTGGCTGTCGGACACGGTCGTCGTCGGCGACGACATTTCCAACAGCCTCGAACTCGACGGCTACCTGGGCTATCGCGGCAAGGCCGGGGAGATCTTTTCCTACGACGTCGGCGTGCTGACCTACTACTACCCGGGCAGCTATCCGTCCGGCTTCAACAGCCCCAACACGACCGAGATCTACGTCGGCGGCACGCTCGCGGCGAGCGAGACGGTGTCGCTCGGGCTCAAGTACTCGCACGCCGTCACCGACCTGTTCGGCTACGCCGACTCCGACGGTTCGGGCTATCTCGACGCCAACCTCAACTGGACCTTCCAGCCGGGCTGGACGCTGAACCTGCACGGCGGCAAGCAGTGGATCGAGAACAACGAGGCCTTCGAGTACACCGACTGGAAACTCGGCGTCACCAAGAGCTTCGACAACGGCTTCTCCGTCGCCGCCGCCTACAGCGACACCGACGCCGAAAAAGCGCTCTACACCAACGCCCACAACAACTTCCTGGCCGACAGCGCATTCACCCTGACCGTCAGCAAGGCGTTCTGA
- a CDS encoding TonB-dependent receptor, whose amino-acid sequence MHLNHCGSRLSLAVVAALLAGHAAAQDAAPAAPPQPTGEQRATDLDSVIVTVERRAQSLQKYAGTAQALSQEDLRGLGINNELRQMQVAVPGLSIANQEGATEIFIRGVGSSNNTELGDPGAAPHINGAYIPRPRGLGGMFFDLERVEINKGPQGTLRGRNALAGTLNIVTKKPELGGKFSGYVQGEVGNRDQKGYETALNFPLGEYAALRFAGYHVEKEAGFKNVGLWQNLKPAGIQDDSAGRLSFLYEPDEKLQVFAMLDVGRELGTGYPGAGVFRAAEAGFKPDDIDMRAVVYRGVQGKVDNKLWGFQGQVRYDFGGVNLEYSGSYRDVDYFQINAAADGNSWPGRDLRARPAGEPASWGGVDYDNFGTNYLQARSQSQTHELRLSSDDDARFRWTTGGFYFHEKQQVGFMSLTDKGAFYSGTEFTMPDVDGRSWAVYGDGTFDVSERLRVKGGLRYTEERKSRDGIGGNWTMGFGGDGGVFQTRLGTEGFMPALLNRPSFDVSGLTSNADLARFLLQGILRAGARDTMQQQLAGIVDGSRPNGTCIDRPDIGGNTVNCPANGQHSFLVLGVPAPQHGSSAFEFTDWRLGLEYDLTPRNLLYATVSTGHKAGGFNDSFDVNVIPETYKPEKLTAFEIGSKNSFEFLGRTSTFNVSGFYYDYDDQVFQDLSVIAFNPDGEASGFALVNRNVGKSELYGVEAESRLRFGAGFTLDLNALYLHTKIKQGVVADVRSQDFGNGGITSQIDLSGNELPLSSKYTFNARLQQAFDVPGGTFDWQILAAYRSSFFLTQYNNRPVTFLRDTAGTVDRIEDAATAGFPDRQDGFTQINAGAGYTTLDGAWRFELWGANLTNKDVSQKALVGSGVNTRFLNDARSYGVRVRWAF is encoded by the coding sequence ATGCACCTGAATCACTGCGGTTCGCGTCTGAGTCTGGCGGTCGTCGCCGCGCTGCTGGCCGGCCACGCCGCCGCGCAGGACGCCGCGCCCGCCGCGCCGCCGCAACCGACGGGCGAACAGCGCGCCACCGACCTGGATTCGGTCATCGTCACCGTCGAGCGCCGCGCGCAAAGCCTGCAGAAGTACGCCGGCACCGCGCAGGCGCTGTCGCAGGAGGATCTGCGCGGCCTTGGCATCAACAACGAACTGCGCCAGATGCAGGTGGCCGTGCCCGGCCTGAGCATCGCCAACCAGGAAGGCGCGACCGAGATCTTCATCCGCGGCGTGGGTTCGTCGAACAACACCGAACTCGGCGATCCCGGCGCGGCGCCGCACATCAACGGCGCCTACATCCCGCGGCCGCGCGGCCTGGGCGGGATGTTCTTCGACCTGGAACGGGTCGAGATCAACAAGGGCCCGCAGGGCACGCTGCGCGGACGAAATGCACTGGCCGGCACGCTCAACATCGTCACCAAGAAGCCGGAGCTGGGCGGAAAATTCAGCGGCTACGTGCAGGGCGAAGTCGGCAACCGCGACCAGAAGGGCTACGAAACCGCATTGAACTTCCCGCTCGGCGAATACGCCGCGCTGCGGTTCGCGGGCTATCACGTCGAGAAGGAAGCCGGCTTCAAGAACGTCGGCCTGTGGCAGAACCTGAAACCCGCCGGCATCCAGGACGACAGCGCCGGCCGCCTGTCGTTCCTGTACGAGCCCGACGAGAAGCTGCAAGTGTTCGCGATGCTCGACGTCGGCCGCGAACTCGGCACGGGCTATCCGGGCGCGGGCGTGTTCCGCGCCGCCGAAGCCGGCTTCAAGCCCGACGACATCGACATGCGCGCGGTGGTCTATCGCGGCGTGCAGGGCAAGGTCGACAACAAGCTGTGGGGCTTCCAGGGCCAGGTGCGCTACGACTTCGGCGGCGTCAACCTGGAATACAGCGGCAGCTACCGCGACGTCGACTACTTCCAGATCAATGCCGCCGCCGACGGCAACAGCTGGCCCGGCCGCGACCTGCGCGCGCGTCCGGCCGGCGAGCCGGCCAGCTGGGGCGGCGTGGACTACGACAACTTCGGCACCAACTACCTGCAGGCGCGTTCGCAATCGCAGACCCACGAGCTGCGGCTGTCCTCCGACGACGACGCGCGCTTCCGCTGGACCACCGGCGGCTTCTATTTCCACGAAAAGCAGCAGGTCGGCTTCATGTCGCTGACCGACAAGGGCGCGTTCTACTCGGGCACCGAGTTCACCATGCCCGACGTCGACGGGCGTTCGTGGGCGGTCTACGGCGACGGCACCTTCGACGTCAGCGAGCGCCTACGGGTCAAGGGCGGCCTGCGCTACACCGAGGAGCGCAAGTCGCGCGACGGCATCGGCGGCAACTGGACGATGGGCTTCGGCGGCGACGGCGGCGTGTTCCAGACCCGGCTCGGCACCGAAGGCTTCATGCCGGCGTTGTTGAACCGCCCCAGCTTCGACGTCAGCGGCCTGACCAGCAATGCGGACCTCGCCCGCTTCCTGCTGCAAGGCATCCTGCGCGCCGGCGCGCGCGACACCATGCAGCAGCAACTGGCCGGCATCGTCGACGGCAGCCGTCCGAACGGCACCTGCATCGACCGTCCCGACATCGGCGGCAACACCGTGAACTGCCCGGCCAACGGCCAGCACAGCTTCCTGGTCCTCGGCGTGCCCGCGCCGCAGCACGGCTCCAGCGCGTTCGAGTTCACCGACTGGCGCCTGGGCCTGGAATACGACCTGACGCCGCGCAACCTGCTCTACGCGACCGTCTCCACCGGCCACAAGGCCGGCGGCTTCAACGACAGCTTCGACGTCAACGTGATTCCGGAAACCTACAAGCCGGAGAAGCTGACCGCGTTCGAGATCGGTTCGAAGAATTCGTTCGAGTTCCTCGGCCGCACCTCGACCTTCAACGTCAGCGGCTTCTACTACGACTACGACGACCAGGTGTTCCAGGACCTGAGCGTGATCGCGTTCAATCCCGACGGCGAGGCCAGCGGCTTCGCCCTGGTCAACCGCAACGTCGGCAAGTCCGAACTGTACGGCGTCGAGGCCGAGAGCCGCCTGCGCTTCGGCGCCGGCTTCACCCTCGACCTCAACGCGCTGTACCTGCACACCAAGATCAAGCAGGGCGTGGTCGCCGACGTGCGCAGCCAGGACTTCGGCAACGGCGGCATCACCTCGCAGATCGACCTGTCCGGCAACGAGCTGCCGCTGTCGTCGAAATACACCTTCAACGCGCGCCTGCAGCAGGCCTTCGACGTGCCCGGCGGTACCTTCGACTGGCAGATCCTGGCCGCGTACCGCTCCTCGTTCTTCCTGACCCAGTACAACAACCGCCCGGTGACGTTCCTGCGCGACACCGCCGGCACCGTCGACCGGATCGAGGACGCGGCCACCGCGGGCTTCCCGGATCGCCAGGACGGCTTCACCCAGATCAACGCCGGCGCCGGCTACACCACCCTCGACGGCGCCTGGCGCTTCGAACTGTGGGGCGCGAACCTGACCAACAAGGACGTGTCGCAGAAGGCCTTGGTCGGTTCGGGCGTCAACACCCGATTCCTCAACGACGCGCGCAGCTACGGCGTGCGCGTGCGTTGGGCCTTCTGA
- a CDS encoding GNAT family N-acetyltransferase has translation MHIREGQLDRPEVIALLREHLQGMAELSPPESIHALGLDALKHPQISFWSAWDGEELLGCGALKRLDAEHGEIKSMRTADAHRRRGVAAAMLEHILAEAARRQYRRLSLETGSMDGFGPARSLYARYGFGYCGPFADYRDDPNSVFMSKTL, from the coding sequence ATGCACATCCGCGAAGGCCAGCTCGACCGTCCCGAAGTGATCGCGCTGCTGCGCGAACACCTGCAGGGCATGGCCGAACTGTCGCCGCCGGAAAGCATCCACGCGCTCGGCCTCGATGCGCTCAAGCACCCGCAGATCAGTTTCTGGAGCGCCTGGGACGGCGAGGAACTGCTCGGTTGCGGCGCGCTCAAGCGGCTCGACGCGGAGCACGGCGAGATCAAATCGATGCGCACCGCCGACGCGCACCGACGGCGCGGGGTGGCCGCGGCGATGCTCGAGCACATCCTCGCCGAAGCGGCGCGCCGGCAGTACCGGCGGTTGAGCCTGGAAACCGGCTCGATGGATGGATTCGGGCCGGCGCGCAGCTTGTACGCGCGTTACGGCTTCGGTTACTGCGGGCCCTTCGCCGATTACCGCGACGATCCCAACAGCGTGTTCATGAGCAAGACCTTGTAA